Proteins co-encoded in one Streptomyces sp. JH34 genomic window:
- the otnK gene encoding 3-oxo-tetronate kinase — protein MPTLGAIADDFTGATDLATMLVARGHRTVVTVGPESLSEGPGRAAVRDADAVVVALKSRTSPVDEAVGTSLAALRALRSAGCERFYFKYCSTFDSTPRGNIGPVADAFLAELGERRTVVVPSFPATGRTVYKGRLFVHDELLDESPMRHHPLTPMRDSHVGRLLTPQTRHPVRLVGLDTVRQGAEALRAALDAPELADALVVVDAVSDEDLVTVCAATTHLALVTGAAGLALGLTGPHPEAARATPASRPGDPGVVLSGSASSATRAQVAHARARLPHRKLDIAALRADFTGEVAGLVGFVRRSWEAEPGKPPLIHSVDDLGDLEQTAPDDGPAASELVERALATCATALVAAGARRILVAGGETSGAVVTALGVRTLSIGAPIAPGVTWARADGRAHGQDHTVDLALKSGNFGDTAIFTEAWSALA, from the coding sequence ATGCCGACCCTCGGGGCCATCGCCGACGACTTCACCGGAGCAACCGATCTCGCCACCATGCTCGTCGCCCGGGGCCACCGGACCGTGGTGACCGTGGGTCCGGAGTCCCTCTCCGAAGGTCCGGGGAGAGCGGCTGTGCGTGACGCCGACGCGGTGGTGGTGGCCCTCAAGTCGCGTACCTCGCCGGTGGACGAGGCCGTCGGCACGTCGCTCGCGGCCCTGCGCGCCCTGCGCAGCGCCGGCTGCGAGCGCTTCTACTTCAAGTACTGCTCCACCTTCGACTCGACCCCGCGCGGCAACATCGGGCCGGTCGCCGACGCATTCCTCGCGGAGCTGGGCGAACGCCGCACGGTGGTGGTCCCCTCGTTCCCCGCGACCGGCCGCACCGTCTACAAGGGCCGTCTCTTCGTCCACGACGAACTCCTCGACGAGAGCCCCATGCGGCACCACCCGCTCACACCGATGCGCGACTCCCACGTCGGCCGGCTGCTCACCCCGCAGACCCGCCACCCGGTCCGCCTCGTCGGCCTCGACACCGTGCGGCAGGGCGCCGAGGCGCTGCGCGCCGCTCTCGACGCCCCGGAGCTCGCCGACGCCCTGGTCGTCGTGGACGCCGTGAGCGACGAGGACCTGGTGACCGTCTGCGCGGCCACCACCCACCTCGCCCTCGTCACCGGCGCTGCGGGCCTCGCCCTCGGGCTCACCGGCCCGCACCCCGAAGCCGCCCGTGCGACACCCGCGTCCCGCCCCGGCGACCCCGGCGTCGTCCTCTCCGGCAGTGCCTCGTCGGCGACCAGGGCCCAGGTCGCCCACGCGCGCGCCCGCCTCCCGCACCGCAAGCTCGACATCGCCGCCCTGCGCGCCGACTTCACGGGTGAGGTCGCCGGACTCGTCGGCTTCGTGCGCCGGTCCTGGGAGGCCGAGCCGGGGAAACCACCCCTCATCCACTCCGTCGACGACCTCGGCGATCTCGAACAGACGGCGCCCGATGACGGCCCCGCCGCCTCGGAACTCGTCGAACGCGCCCTCGCCACATGTGCCACCGCCCTGGTCGCCGCAGGCGCCCGGCGCATTCTCGTCGCCGGGGGCGAGACGTCAGGCGCCGTCGTCACAGCCCTCGGGGTCCGCACCCTGTCCATCGGCGCGCCCATCGCCCCCGGCGTCACCTGGGCACGCGCCGACGGCCGGGCCCACGGCCAGGACCACACGGTGGACCTCGCCCTGAAGTCGGGCAACTTCGGCGACACCGCCATCTTCACGGAAGCCTGGAGCGCGCTGGCATGA
- a CDS encoding class II aldolase/adducin family protein, translating into MSDPRTELAAAGARLAALGLSPGSSGNLSVRVDDRILITPTGADLAEVDPDRLSVLGLDGTHLDGPRPSKEFPLHGAFYRRDAATRAVVHLHARNATAVSCLPPWSARSALPPLTPYFVMRVGQTPLVPYAPPGDPDQAEALARLPFPLRAALLQNHGPVLAGPTMARAVDAAVELEEVSALLLSLGERTPRLLTPEEAGALAETYGSPWGGR; encoded by the coding sequence ATGAGCGACCCCCGCACCGAACTCGCCGCCGCCGGCGCCCGGCTGGCGGCCCTGGGGCTCAGCCCGGGTTCCTCCGGCAACCTGAGCGTCCGGGTCGACGACCGCATCCTCATCACCCCCACCGGCGCCGACCTCGCAGAGGTCGACCCCGACCGGCTCAGCGTGCTCGGTCTCGACGGCACCCACCTCGACGGACCGCGTCCGTCGAAGGAGTTCCCCCTGCACGGCGCCTTCTACCGCCGGGACGCCGCCACCCGGGCCGTCGTGCACCTGCACGCCCGGAACGCCACCGCCGTGTCCTGCCTCCCGCCGTGGTCGGCCAGGAGCGCGCTGCCGCCGCTCACCCCGTACTTCGTGATGCGGGTCGGGCAGACCCCCCTCGTCCCCTACGCCCCACCCGGCGACCCGGACCAGGCGGAGGCCCTGGCCCGGCTGCCCTTCCCGCTCCGCGCGGCACTCCTCCAGAACCACGGGCCCGTCCTCGCGGGCCCCACGATGGCCCGCGCCGTCGACGCCGCGGTGGAACTGGAAGAGGTGTCCGCGCTGCTCCTGTCACTGGGGGAGCGGACCCCCCGGCTGCTGACACCCGAGGAGGCGGGCGCGCTCGCCGAGACGTACGGCTCGCCGTGGGGCGGGCGCTGA